Part of the Longimicrobium sp. genome, GCGAGGGGATGGGGCAGCGGCTGTACAGCGACGCCGACGTGGAGCGGCTGCGGCTGCTCCGGCGCGTGACCCAGGCCGGGCGCCCGATCGGCCAGGTGGCGGGGCTGGGCGACGACGAGCTGCTCAGGCTGGCGCGCGAGGACGAGGAGCAGCGCGCCCTGCTGGCCGCCTCGCCCGCCGCGCGGCGCGACGGCCGGGCCGCGGCCGCGTACGTCAGCCGCGCGCTGGACGAGGCGCGCGCCCTGGACGGCCCCGGGCTGGAGGGGGTGCTGCGGCGCGCCCTGGTGGCCATGGGGGCCGAGTCGTTCATCGACGAGGTGGCGGTGGCGTTCCTGCGCGCCGTGGGCGCCGGGTGGGAGGAGGGGCGGCTGGGGGTGGCGCACGAGCACCTGGCCTCGGCGGCGCTGACCGGGGTGCTGGCGATGGTCACCGACACGGCCGAGGCCAACGGGGCGGGGAGGGTGGTGGTGGCCACCCCCGCCCGCCAGCGGCACGAGCTGGGGGCGCTCCTGGCGGCGGCCACGGCGGCCACGGCCGGGTGGCGGGTCACGTACCTGGGCGCCGACCTCCCCGCCGAGGAGATCGCCCGCGCCGCCGCGCAGACCGACGCCCGCGCCGTGGCGCTCAGCGTGGTCTACCCCGCCGACGGCGCCGCGCTGGGCGACGAGATGCGCCGGCTGCGGCGCGCCCTGCCGCCCGGGACCGCGGTGATCGCCGGCGGCGAGGGGGCGCGGCGCCTGGGCCCGCTCCTGCACGAGACGGCGATCACCTTCCTCCCCACCCTCCCCGAGTTCCGCCGCGCGCTGGAGCAGATGGGAAGTGCGTGAGGGCTCCTCCGCGGCAACTACGATCGAGCGGGGATTCGGCGCTATTCCGATTCGAGGACCTGCAGCTGGGATTCCATCCGCCTGCGAGCAGCCGTGATCGCGGTATGGAGCTTCTGCTCGAGGATTTCCCGCGGCGGCAGCTCGGTGATGTACTCAGCGACCCGGATGCCGCTCTTCTCGAGCTGGAGCAGCTCGACGTGCTCCTCTGACTTGCCTGCACACAGGATGAGGCCGAGCGGCGACTCCTCGCCTGGACGCTGCTCGTATTTCTGAAGCCACCGGAGGTACAGCTCCATCTGTCCTTTGTCCGCCGCCTGGAAACGGCCCAGCTTCAGGTCGATCGCGATCAGGCGCCGCAGCCGCCGGTGGAAGAAGAGGAGGTCCAGCCGGTAGTCGACGCCGTCGACGGTCATCCGCTTCTGGCGGCCCACGAAGGCGAAATCGGTTCCGAGCTCGGCGATGAAGCCCTCGATCTCCCGGAGGATCGCCGTTTCGAGGTCTCGCTCGTCGTAGGCGTCCTTCAGGCGGAGGAAATCGAGAACGTACTGGTCACGAAAGACCAGATCCGCGCTCATGCGATCTTCGTTGCGAAGAGCTTGCAGCTCTTTTGCGGCGAGGATCTCCGGTTTCCTGGAGATGGCGGTCCTCTCGAAGAGCATGCCCTGGATCTTCTGCTGGAGCGTGCGGACGCTCCAGCGCTCGGTCATGCACATCTGCGCGTAGAACTCGCGCCGGAGCGAATCGTCGAGGGCTGTCAGGACCACGAGGTGCGACCACCCCAATTGTGCAGACATCGTCTGCACAATCTCCGCGTCCGGGAAAGCCCTTGCCACCCGCACCATGTTGAAGAGGTTGCGCCGCGAGAAGCCGGAGCCGTACTCGGTGGCGAGGCGGTCCGCCAGCCGCTCCACGACCTGTTTTCCGTATTCGCCACGATCATCGGCCAGGACCTCGCGCCCGATCCTCTCGCCGATGCTCCAGTAGGTGATGGCCATCGCCGAGTTCACCACCCGTGCGGTGTGCTGGCGGGAGGCCTCGATCAAGGAGCGGATCTCGGCCAGCAGCCGCCGCTCGCCGGAGGGCGGTCTCCCGGCCGGTGCCAGGTGTGCGCCGCCCACGCGTGAGATGGGCTCCGCCTTGCCTTTGGTGACTTTGTCGCTCATCAGAATGGAATGGGAAGGAAGGTTTGGAGCGGGGGGACGGCATAATACACGAAACTGGACCGGAGCGCATCTGTCTCGAGCTTCGGCTCCCCCGTGCGCGGTGAAGCGGATGGGCCAATGTGCAGACGCCGTCTGCACAATCGGCATCGGCTGCGCCCTTGCGGACGCCGCCCGCGCGACACAGGTTCATCGGCGCCGCCGCGGCCCGCGGCGGACTTCTTCTTCTCGATCATCCCGATGAACCATAGCATCTACCTTTCTCCCGACGAGTTGTCGCGCCTGGTGGTGGAGGCGGCCGTCAACGCCGACGAGCAGGGCTTCTGGAACGGCCCACGCCCGATCGCCGAGGACGCCGTCGGCCACCTGGTGCGCTTCCTGGGGCTGCTCCTGGCGGGCGACGACGACATCAGCCCGAAGGAGATGGACGTCTTCGCCGACGTGTTCGCCGCGGCCGCGGGCGAGCGGCCCCCGCACGAGGAGCTGCGCGCCTCCGTGCTCGACAGCGTGCTCCTGGCCGACGACCCCGACGCGCTGCAGGAGTACCTGGTGTCCACCCCCGACTACCTGCGCGCGGTGATGGCGATGGACCGCGAGCGCGGCACCCGCAACGCCGACCAGGTGGTCACCGCGCTCAGCGGCCTGGGCCTGGCCGTGCTGGCCGCCGACGGCCAGGCCGCGGTGGAGGAGGACGCCATCTTCATCACCCACCTGAACCACCTGCGCGGCGAGCTGGAGGCCCAGGGCGTGGCCGTCACGACGGATTGACCGCCGCAGCACCGCGTCCGAACGCGAAGGCCGCCTCCTCGCCGGGGGCGGCCCTTTTGCGATCGGTCAGCTTCGTGCGGCAAAGACAGGTCTTCGGGCTCGATCGGCCGAGCCCATGCAAGGGAGGATCGGTCCATGTCCAACCACCCCCGCGGCAGGCGCGCCGTCTTCTTCTTCTGCGCGGAGCTGGAGCGCGACCCGGTGGCGGCGCGCGTGTTCGAGGCGTCCGCCCGCCTCCTCGACCTGCGCGAGACGGGCGAGGAGGTGGACGGCTTCCCGGTGCTGGCCCACCGCGACGCGCACGGCCGCGAGCTCGCGTACGTCCGCACGGCCGACGTGCTGAGCCACGACTACCCCCGCTACCTCCCGGCGCTCACCGGGCGCTTCGCGGCGTACGACCTGGCCCTGCTGGTCAACTGGCACGAGGGCGCCAACGCGCCGGAGCGGATCCTGATGGCCCACACCACCGGCGACGTGCCCTCGGCGACGTTCGGGGCGGCCGACCCCGGCCTCACCCTGGGCGTGCTGCGGGCGCTGGAGAGAGCGCGCGCCGAGGCCGGGCTGGACCACTACCGCACGGTCACCGAGGCGACCCACTGGTCCGGCGTGCCGCGCGGGCATCCGCCCGCGCTGCTGGCGGCCTACCCGGTGCCCCTGCTGGACGTGGAGATCGGCAGCAGCCCCGCGAGCTGGGCGGACCCGGCGGCGGTGGAGGCGCTCGCCCGCGCCCTGCCGCGGGTGTTCGACGAGGCGGACGGGCCGCACGCATCGCTCCTCTGCCTGGGCGGGGTCCACTTCGAGCCCGCCTTCCGCGACGCCGTGCTGGGCGAGGCGCGGCCGCACCGGGTGGCCGTCTCGCACATCCTGGCCAACCAGTGGCTGGCGGCGGGCGGCTACGAGGGCGAGGAGGGGGTGGAGAAGCTGGCCGCCTGCGCGGCGACCATCGCCGGCGGCGTGGACGCGGTCGTCTTCCACGACAACCTGAAGGGCCCGCTCAAGGCCTCCGCCCGCGCCCTGGCCGAGCGGCTGGGCGTCCCCGCCTTCCAGCACCGGCGGCTGCGGCAGCCCGAGCCGCTGTTCCCGGCGCCCGTCCCGGAGCGGCGGGGGTGAGCGGCGCCGGCGGCGGCGGACGCCGGCCGGTCCCTCAGCGGCCGCGCCCGCCCGCGCCGAGCCGGGCGAGGACCGCCTCCAGCGCCGGATCGCGCAGCCCCAGGTAGTCCGCCCAGCTCGCCGCCACCGGCACGTCCGGGTCGACGCTCGGCACGGAGAGGTCGTAGCAGTACGTTTCCGGGGGGCAGGGCGCCGGGGAATAGCTGTGCGCGCCGTTCGCGAAGTGCGCCTTGAACCCGGAGTTCGGCAGCCTGACGTTCCCTCCCTCCGCCCACGTCTCCAGCACGTCGCCCACGGGCTCGCCCACGATCGTCACGTCCCCCGCCTCGCGCCACGACGCGACCTGCGTGATCCCCGCCGAGAAGGTCGCCCGCCCGGTGATCACGAACCGCGGGATCCCGCGCGTGCGCTCCTGCAGCTGCTTCATCAGCTCCGCGGCGAGCGTCAGGTTCCCGCCCGTGTTGAAGCGGACGTCCATCACGAACGCCCTGGGCTTGTGCTGGTCGAGCGCCGCCAGCAGCCGCTCGCCGAACCGGGCCGTGCTCTCGCCGGCCGCGTCCTGCGAGCGGTTGTACTGGAAGTACAGCACGCCGCTCTCCGGCAGGTACTCGAACCAGTAGTTGCGGGTCGGGTTCCTCAGGTACAGGGGCAGCGGTCCACGCGACGCCGACAGCACCTGCACCCACGTCGAATCGGTCCCGGGATGCAGCGGCGACAGGTCCCACCACGCCTCGACCGCGGCGTCGCGCCGGGCCAGGGGAAGCGGCTTCACGACGACGCGCCGCCCGGTGCCGCCCCGGCAGTCCGATACGCCGAACGCCACCGAGTCCGGCGACGGGACGATCCCGAAGCCGTGCAGCATCTCGGGGCTGGTGAGCGAGTAGACGCTCTTGTAGTCGACCCAGGACGGGTTGCCGGCGAAGGCCGGCGCCACGCGGTCGCGCGCCTGCCGCGCGATGGTGCCCGCCACGTCGTCGACCCGGCAGCCGAGCAGCGCGCGGTGCTCCGGCGTGGCGCGGACCACGCGCAGGCCGTCGCTGAACCACCACAGGCGGACCGGCAGGCGGCGCAGCTCGGTGGCGTTGCGCAGGAGGTAGAGCCGCGTGTGGGCGTTGCCGCCGAGCGCGATGGCCGAGGCCAGGCGCACGATCACCTCGTCGTCGTCGAGCTCGGCCAGGCGGGCGCGCGTGTCGGCGAGCCGCTCCAGGAAGAGCGCGCGCTCGCCGGGGCTGAAGCTCCTGTCCAGCTCGATGAAGCGCGTCGCCAGCGCGTCGATGTCCTGCGCCCAGGCCTCCACGCGGTCGCGCGGCTTCGGGTAGTCGGGGATGCGCCTGAGCGCGAAGGCGAGCGTGTCGCGCCCCTGCCTGAGGCTGCCGACCAGCCGCCCCTCGCTCAGCGCGGCGCCGACCATGACGGCCATCGCGCCCTCGCCGATCCGCAGGGTGACGGAGTCGCCCGCCAGCCGCACCTCGTCCGCCGGGAACGTCCGGCCCAGGGTCTCGAGCGCGCCGCCGGGCCCGCCGGTGTCGGGGCGCAGGGTGAGCGTGATGAACTGGGGCCAGCGCGAGGTGCGCATCTCGCCCTCCCACCCCCCGTACAGCGCGCTCCCGGCCGCGGCGGAGGTGGGCTGCTGGGCGGGGAGGCGGCCCGCGTGGAGGACGGCGCCGGCGAGGAGGAAAAGGACGCTGCGAAGCATGGCGGGATCGGGGGATCGACGTCGGAGTGGGGGCCGGGACGTGCCGCCGGCCGCGAACCCCGGCTTGGACACGGGAAGCGGTCGATAGGCTGGAATCGCGGCGACAAACTGTTATCCGCAGATCATCAGAGCCATAGCGTCGGCACAGTGCTGCGTCCCCGCGCTCGCTACGAGCGAAGCGAGGACGTCCTCCCCCAGGCCGTTTTGGGGGAGGGACAGGCGCCCCAGGCGCCAGGGAGAGGGCCCCGCGGGCCGCCCTCACCCGCGCCCCGCCCCGACGCTCCCGCCGTCGCCGCCCGCGCCCGCCATCGCCCCCGCGGGCACGCGCAGGGGGAGCC contains:
- a CDS encoding MerR family transcriptional regulator; translation: MSRDDVEREPRHPIRVVSERTGLSPDVLRAWEKRYGAVAPPRREGMGQRLYSDADVERLRLLRRVTQAGRPIGQVAGLGDDELLRLAREDEEQRALLAASPAARRDGRAAAAYVSRALDEARALDGPGLEGVLRRALVAMGAESFIDEVAVAFLRAVGAGWEEGRLGVAHEHLASAALTGVLAMVTDTAEANGAGRVVVATPARQRHELGALLAAATAATAGWRVTYLGADLPAEEIARAAAQTDARAVALSVVYPADGAALGDEMRRLRRALPPGTAVIAGGEGARRLGPLLHETAITFLPTLPEFRRALEQMGSA
- a CDS encoding PDDEXK nuclease domain-containing protein, whose product is MSDKVTKGKAEPISRVGGAHLAPAGRPPSGERRLLAEIRSLIEASRQHTARVVNSAMAITYWSIGERIGREVLADDRGEYGKQVVERLADRLATEYGSGFSRRNLFNMVRVARAFPDAEIVQTMSAQLGWSHLVVLTALDDSLRREFYAQMCMTERWSVRTLQQKIQGMLFERTAISRKPEILAAKELQALRNEDRMSADLVFRDQYVLDFLRLKDAYDERDLETAILREIEGFIAELGTDFAFVGRQKRMTVDGVDYRLDLLFFHRRLRRLIAIDLKLGRFQAADKGQMELYLRWLQKYEQRPGEESPLGLILCAGKSEEHVELLQLEKSGIRVAEYITELPPREILEQKLHTAITAARRRMESQLQVLESE
- a CDS encoding D-aminoacyl-tRNA deacylase → MSNHPRGRRAVFFFCAELERDPVAARVFEASARLLDLRETGEEVDGFPVLAHRDAHGRELAYVRTADVLSHDYPRYLPALTGRFAAYDLALLVNWHEGANAPERILMAHTTGDVPSATFGAADPGLTLGVLRALERARAEAGLDHYRTVTEATHWSGVPRGHPPALLAAYPVPLLDVEIGSSPASWADPAAVEALARALPRVFDEADGPHASLLCLGGVHFEPAFRDAVLGEARPHRVAVSHILANQWLAAGGYEGEEGVEKLAACAATIAGGVDAVVFHDNLKGPLKASARALAERLGVPAFQHRRLRQPEPLFPAPVPERRG